DNA from Aliarcobacter butzleri:
GATACTTAAATGATTTTTTTATTCCATTAGTATATTCACTCAATAATTTATCAGAAAAATTATGCCTAAAGTAGTTTCTTTTATATTTTTCATCAAAATTTGAATTATCTATAAAATATTTTATATTTTCTTGTTTTAAAAAGTTTTCTAATTCTTTTTTTGTAATTTCAAGTAGAGGTTTGTAAACTTTGTAGTTTTCTTTTTGTTCAAATTCATTAAATCCAATAAGTTCAACTAAACCTGCACCTTTTGTAAATTGCATCAAAAACCACTCTAATTTATCATTTAATTGATGAGCTGTGATTAGAACTTCATAAGAGTTTTCATCTATTATTTCTTCAAAAAATTTATATCTTATATCCCTTGCCATTTTTTCAAAATTTGAAGTCGATTCTAGTTTTATATCTTTTATATAAATTTGTTTATTATATTTTGAAGCTAACTCTTTTGCATAATTAACTTCATCTTTTGATTGAACTCTTACGTTATAGTTTACAATTGCAATATCAAAGGGAATATTTTGTTTTAAAAGTAGAAAAAATAGCGCAGAAGAATCAACTCCAGCA
Protein-coding regions in this window:
- the tilS gene encoding tRNA lysidine(34) synthetase TilS, encoding MNLNFSAIKESKNLLAFSAGVDSSALFFLLLKQNIPFDIAIVNYNVRVQSKDEVNYAKELASKYNKQIYIKDIKLESTSNFEKMARDIRYKFFEEIIDENSYEVLITAHQLNDKLEWFLMQFTKGAGLVELIGFNEFEQKENYKVYKPLLEITKKELENFLKQENIKYFIDNSNFDEKYKRNYFRHNFSDKLLSEYTNGIKKSFKYLQDDINSLNIEITPIKNFNELEIYQNQNDNNLNIRIIDNSLKKRGFLLSSAQRDEIIKQKEITISHKINISIKEDFIWICPNVSSVMDKKFKEICRINKIPKNVRNYIYYKKIDIKELIF